The Bacteroidales bacterium DNA segment TACGCTGTCGTTTTCCCTGCAGGAGCGGTCATTTCACTGATTATCCTCACGAAAAGTTTCAGGAAATACGGCCAGGCAGTTAAAGCGCTGACACTTGCTCAATGGATAGGTAAACGATACAACAGCAACGGATATGCACTTTTCATGGCTTTCCTTTCATTGCTTCTCATTTCCTTCATCGTCCTGATCATTGTTGCACTTACGAAAGTTTTGTCAAAATCGCTGAATGTGGACGAAATATGGGTGCTTGGCGGGCTGATCATTTTTGTTTTTGGTTATATGATGTTTGGTGGCGCCAACTCGATGGTTTACACCAACATGATCCAGGCGGTCATTATGCTGGTAGTCGCTTTTATTTTGATGGGTTCTGGTTTGGAACATTTCAGAGAAGGGGTTTCCGGTTTTATTGAAAAACTGGCAACTATTGACACACAATTGATTAAAACCAACTATCCTTCCAGTCCGTTATTCAGGGATTTCTATGAAATTATATTTGCACAATTTATTATAGGTGTAGCTGTAGTCGTTCAGCCACACATTATCACCAAATCATTGCTTCTCAAAGAGGAGCGCGATGTCAATCGTTTTCTTCTGGTTGCGGTCATTGTTGAGATTATATTTTTCCTTGTAGTGTTGACCGGCTTTTATGCCCGTCTTTCATTTCCCGACTTGGTCGCCAATGGTGAACCGCTAAGAAACGACGGCATTATACCGGCCTATGTCGTTGCTGCTTTTGCCGGCAGTAACCTTGCAGTGATTGTCGGGTTGGTGGTTGTTCTGGGACTAATCTCCGCTGGTTTATCTACACTTGAAGGTCTGATCCAGTCGGTTTCCACGACCATAACCTCGGATATCATTCAACCATTATTCAACAATCACATTAAATCAGAACGCAGTTACATCACCATCAACAAAGTTTCGATTGCACTTTTGGCTGTAGTTGCTTTTTATATTTCCATCGGGCAATTGACCAACCCGAAACTCAGTGTGGCTATTCTTGCCCAGAACGGAGTTTATGCTTACTTTTCAGCAGCTTTCATCCCTGTGATTTTCGGAATTTTCTTCCGCCATGTGAACATCAAAGCACCGTTGTTTGCGACAATCACAGCAATTGTAGTCCACTTCGGGGTTTATTATCTCCTCCCTTATTTCGTAAGCGAGTATAACTGGAGTTTTGGTATTTTTACCAAATATTTACAGGGAACAGTCAGGAACCCGGCAATAGCAGCATCATGTGCTATTGTGGTTTCGACAATTGTTGGACTGGCAATTCATTGGAAAAAAAATATAGAGCAATCGTATGTTAACGTTTGACTGGTTTGAAAAGTGGGCGACCTATCACCCTTTTAAGATCGCGTTCAAAGAATTTGAAACCGACCGTGAGTACAGCTATTCCCAGTTTAATAAAATGGGAAACTGTTTTGCTGCGCATCTTCGAGATAACCATGGATTTGCAAAAGGAGACAGACTGGCTGTGATATCAGATAACAACATGGAGTACATTGTTTTATTTTCGGTTGCCCAAAAACTGGGTATAACCCTGGTACCGCTTAATTACCGTCTAACACCTGCAGAGTTGGACTTTATCGTTGCAAATGCGGATGTGAAGGGGATTATTTATGAAAAAAAGTATTTTGATAAGATCAAACATCTTGATTCATTTAATGGAATCGCATTTAAACTGACAATTGAAGAACTTGTAAAATTCAATGAAACCTGCCTCAATCAAAAAAATACAGTATACCACATTTCGACAACCTTACACGAGGATGATCCCATTTTCATTTTATATACTTCAGGAACTACAGCATTTCCCAAAGGCGCGCTATACACGCACAAGATGTTGTTCTGGAACAGTATCAACACCGAAATGCGGCTGGACATCACATCAAACGACATTTCGATCAATTGTGCCCCGCCTTTTCATACAGGAGGCTGGAATGTATTGCTGACTCCTTTTATCCATCACGGTGCATACACCATACTCATGCGTGGATTTGACGCCGAACTGCTGCTTGAAGTCCTCGAAATGGAGCGTGTAACCATATGGTGGGCAGTGCCAACAATGCTGAGAATGATGGCTGAATCCCCCGTTTTCCAAAAAGTAAAATTGAACCGGCTCCGCTACCTGATTGTTGGCGGAGAGTCATTGCCAATACCGGTTATCGAGCTTTGGCACCGCAAGGGCGTATTGATCCGCCAGGGTTATGGACTTACTGAAGTAGGACCAAATGTAACTTCATTGGATCAAAAGGATGCCATGACTAAAAAAGGATCCATTGGTACGATGAATTTTTATTACCAGGCCAAACTGGTAAGCGAAAATGATGAAGAAGTGCAGGCAAATGAGCCGGGGCAACTGATTCTGAAAGGTCCGACGGTGACTCCAGGCTATTGGAAAAATGCGGAAGCTACTGCTGAATCATTAAGGGATGGCTGGTTTTACACCGGCGATATCATGAAAAAGGATGCTGAAGGCTATTATTATGTGCTCGACCGAATCAAAAATATGTACATTTCGGGTGGTGAAAATGTCTACCCTGCCGAGGTGGAGCACATGCTGAGACAACATCCTGCTATTTCGGAAGTGGCCATTATTGGCGTTTCCGATGAGAGGTGGGGCGAAACAGGGAAAGCTTTTGTTGTGCTAAGGTCAGGTGAAACGCTTACGAATGACGAATTGAACACCTATTGTCTCGAACGTGTTGCCAAATACAAAATCCCAAAATATTTTACCTTTGTTCAGGATTTACCAAAAAATGACGCCGGAAAAATTGACCGGAAGAAATTACCTGAAATCCATTGACTTTATGCTGAACCGTGAAAATCAACGTTAGTTAACTTATTCATTTATCAACAAAACATTTATTAAAACATGAAAAACGCAAAAATGCTCATGCTGCTCTTAGCAGCCGCTTTGCTTACCTTCACAGCATGCGAAAAAGATGAAGATGAACCAGGTGTTCCAATTGAGATCACAGGTATTGAGATTTCGGATGACAATGCAAGTGTGAAAGTTACTTTTAATCAGGCACTTTACAGGAACGCCGATAAGACAGGCGCCCTGGCTGCAAACAGCTTTTCACTGACATTTACTGCCACATCGGCTGTTACAGCAAGCTATATGGTTGATCATACTGCCGGAAGCGATTTCATCACTTTCAATATTGAATACGAAACCCGCCTGCAGGGAACTGAAGAACTTGCGGTGAAAGCTTTGGCAAATATGATTTACGGAGCAGAAGGCAACCAACTGAAAGAAGACCTTGAAACAAGCATAGATGTCAAAGATTTGGGAATCATTGGCAACTGGTCAGCTTATGATGTTTCGGCAATTCTCATCGGACTGGGATTTGACGACTCACTTTATGCCAATTTCAAGGCGGATCAAAGCTATCTGGTTACTGCCTTTGTTGGGGGATTCCCGGTTGTTTTGGAAGGCACTTATGAGATGAACAAAACCACCTACGACGATATGTGGGAAATCTCACTGAATCAGACCAAACAAAACGGACAAGCCACTGACCTGACGAGTGAAGGGATTTTTAAGATTTTCTATGAAGGAACTGCCTCCATGTGGTACGAAGTAGCGCAGGTTGATCCAGCCATAGCAGGAGTAACACCCCCCACTGCCCAGCAGGGTTTTGGAAGCACCAGCAATGGAGCCTATGGTACTGCCAATGTACAGAAATACAACTGGATCGGGCAATAAACCTGAAATTATTTTCCCGGTCACCTGGCAGATCATTTTTGCCAGGTGACTGTTTTTTTTGGTCTGATATGCTGTTTCAAAAAAAACTATTGAGAATGAAAAAAAAGATTTACCCCCTCCTATTCATTATCTTGTTTTTGTTCACCATATTGCCGGTAAAATCTCAAGATCCCGGGATTTCACTCTCAAGCAATTACATTGGTTATTTCGAAAAGCAAGTACCCCGAAAAGCCGAAAAGGAATTTCAATTTATCGCCTATTTCATTAACCAGGGGGTATCATCCAATTTTTACGCAGAAAATGTTTTCATGCGCGGACAGGTGATCGGACGTATGTTTGGAGACAACACCACGCGAACCGCCGACACACTCACTTCGGTTTACTTCGAGCAGAGGATCATTCCATTTTTCATTTATCAGCCAAAACTCTTTAATGGAAAAGCCACACTCAGGGCATCCTTTGAAATAGACTGGACATGGGGCGATGTAGCTTACAGCACAGGAGGCAATCTCGGCGGCGCCATCTCATCAGACCAGGTAAATATTCAAACCCAGAACATTGTTGTGGAATACCAGCCTTCGCCCGGATGGACAATCAACCT contains these protein-coding regions:
- a CDS encoding sodium:solute symporter; translated protein: MATQPQIIGTWILILLYMGVILFYVIRGALKIRNITDYALGSIRFSPVAVGLSLAASMTSAATFVINPGFIANFGLSAFISYAVVFPAGAVISLIILTKSFRKYGQAVKALTLAQWIGKRYNSNGYALFMAFLSLLLISFIVLIIVALTKVLSKSLNVDEIWVLGGLIIFVFGYMMFGGANSMVYTNMIQAVIMLVVAFILMGSGLEHFREGVSGFIEKLATIDTQLIKTNYPSSPLFRDFYEIIFAQFIIGVAVVVQPHIITKSLLLKEERDVNRFLLVAVIVEIIFFLVVLTGFYARLSFPDLVANGEPLRNDGIIPAYVVAAFAGSNLAVIVGLVVVLGLISAGLSTLEGLIQSVSTTITSDIIQPLFNNHIKSERSYITINKVSIALLAVVAFYISIGQLTNPKLSVAILAQNGVYAYFSAAFIPVIFGIFFRHVNIKAPLFATITAIVVHFGVYYLLPYFVSEYNWSFGIFTKYLQGTVRNPAIAASCAIVVSTIVGLAIHWKKNIEQSYVNV
- a CDS encoding AMP-binding protein, coding for MLTFDWFEKWATYHPFKIAFKEFETDREYSYSQFNKMGNCFAAHLRDNHGFAKGDRLAVISDNNMEYIVLFSVAQKLGITLVPLNYRLTPAELDFIVANADVKGIIYEKKYFDKIKHLDSFNGIAFKLTIEELVKFNETCLNQKNTVYHISTTLHEDDPIFILYTSGTTAFPKGALYTHKMLFWNSINTEMRLDITSNDISINCAPPFHTGGWNVLLTPFIHHGAYTILMRGFDAELLLEVLEMERVTIWWAVPTMLRMMAESPVFQKVKLNRLRYLIVGGESLPIPVIELWHRKGVLIRQGYGLTEVGPNVTSLDQKDAMTKKGSIGTMNFYYQAKLVSENDEEVQANEPGQLILKGPTVTPGYWKNAEATAESLRDGWFYTGDIMKKDAEGYYYVLDRIKNMYISGGENVYPAEVEHMLRQHPAISEVAIIGVSDERWGETGKAFVVLRSGETLTNDELNTYCLERVAKYKIPKYFTFVQDLPKNDAGKIDRKKLPEIH